The Calditrichota bacterium genome window below encodes:
- a CDS encoding alpha-L-fucosidase — MTSVLKGRKMRTLLVVTAMLFCCNSAPPPPAPCGPIPSSRQLAWHELEYYAFIHFGMNTFTDREWGDGQENPTLFNPHALDCRQWARVCKEAGMKGIILTAKHHDGFCLWPSRYTEHSVRNSPWRDGHGDVLAELATACRQYGLKMGVYLSPWDRHEPSYGDSPRYNEFYKNQLREVLTGYGELFEVWFDGACGEGPNGRRQVYDWPRFFAVVRECQPQAVIFSDGGPDVRWVGNERGFADETNWSLLRREEVWPGYPRYHELTSGHADGTHWVPAEADVSIRPGWFYHPAEDAQVKSVAELLEIYYASVGRNAALLLNVPVDRRGLIARVDSLRLVEFRRALQAEFPEDLARRARATASQVRGNHRRFAPQRAIDGDNATYWATDDTITSAWLELDLRKPTVVNRIVLQEYIALGQRVEEFHIEADVDGSWQRVAEGTTIGYKRILRLPDLRARRVRLCISKARACPTIATFALYRAGTH; from the coding sequence ATGACAAGTGTGCTCAAGGGAAGGAAGATGCGCACCCTACTCGTGGTAACTGCCATGCTCTTCTGCTGCAATTCTGCACCGCCGCCTCCTGCGCCCTGTGGCCCGATCCCCAGTTCGCGCCAACTGGCCTGGCATGAGTTGGAGTACTACGCGTTCATCCATTTCGGCATGAACACTTTCACCGACCGGGAGTGGGGTGACGGCCAGGAGAACCCGACACTGTTCAATCCGCATGCGTTGGACTGCCGCCAATGGGCGCGGGTATGCAAAGAGGCGGGGATGAAGGGCATCATCCTCACGGCCAAGCACCACGACGGCTTTTGCCTGTGGCCGTCGCGCTACACGGAGCATTCCGTCAGGAATAGCCCGTGGCGCGATGGTCATGGCGATGTGCTCGCCGAGCTGGCCACCGCCTGCCGCCAGTATGGCCTGAAGATGGGCGTCTACCTCTCGCCGTGGGACCGCCACGAGCCCAGTTACGGCGATTCGCCTCGCTACAACGAGTTCTATAAGAACCAGTTGCGGGAGGTGCTCACCGGCTATGGCGAACTCTTCGAAGTGTGGTTCGACGGCGCATGTGGCGAAGGTCCCAACGGCAGGCGGCAGGTATACGATTGGCCCAGGTTCTTCGCCGTGGTCCGGGAATGTCAGCCACAGGCGGTCATCTTCAGCGATGGGGGCCCGGACGTCCGTTGGGTGGGAAACGAGCGCGGCTTCGCCGACGAGACCAACTGGTCGCTCTTGCGCCGCGAGGAGGTGTGGCCGGGTTACCCCCGCTACCACGAGCTCACCAGCGGCCATGCCGATGGAACGCACTGGGTGCCGGCCGAGGCTGACGTTTCGATCCGGCCAGGCTGGTTCTACCACCCTGCCGAAGACGCACAGGTCAAGTCCGTCGCCGAGCTTCTCGAGATCTACTACGCCTCGGTGGGACGCAATGCGGCGTTGCTTCTCAACGTCCCCGTGGACCGCCGTGGCTTGATCGCGCGTGTGGATTCACTCCGCCTGGTGGAGTTCCGGCGTGCATTGCAAGCCGAGTTTCCCGAGGATTTGGCGCGGCGCGCACGGGCAACAGCATCCCAGGTGCGTGGCAACCATCGCCGCTTTGCGCCGCAGCGGGCCATCGATGGCGACAACGCCACGTATTGGGCCACCGACGACACCATCACCTCAGCCTGGCTGGAGCTGGACCTGCGCAAACCGACCGTGGTGAACCGGATCGTGCTGCAGGAATACATCGCTTTAGGCCAGCGGGTAGAGGAGTTTCATATTGAGGCGGATGTTGATGGCAGCTGGCAGAGGGTTGCCGAGGGCACGACCATCGGCTACAAGCGGATACTGCGTCTGCCTGACCTCCGAGCTCGCCGCGTACGGCTGTGCATCAGCAAGGCGCGGGCCTGTCCCACGATCGCAACCTTCGCGCTGTACCGTGCGGGAACCCATTAG